Below is a window of Malania oleifera isolate guangnan ecotype guangnan chromosome 1, ASM2987363v1, whole genome shotgun sequence DNA.
cttgtaatttgaatgggatatgatttgaaGTGAATcgacataaatttaatttagccaaaaagtgtttaaacccaattcacgcccctcttgggaatacaccattcctgtcATCCCTGACATCTACGGTTCCCTCATAGGTTATTTCTACCTTTTTCCATTATCGTATTAAACTTGTTAGCGTCTAACACACCACCGACAACTCTATGGCTCTAATAGATTTTTTCAAGACACGAATGAGCCGAGACTCCTATGAACTAGTCAAGCTAGATGAAATGATAACAGGCAGGGTCTTGTGGGGGTACAAGAAGACATACTTGATGGAAGCCAGAAGGGGCTTCAACTCAAGCGATGGTGGTGCCTCTATGGAAGGATGTGCTGGAATGCTATAAAGAGTAGGAAGAGTTTCAAACTTAGCTTTCCAAGGCCTTTTCTCTAGGTTAGAAACCGAGTCACAAATAGCAGAAATATGCTCATATGGGTCCTCTAGACCTAAGATGGAAGGACGATCAAGCAAAAACATAGTCTCAAGGGGGTCCCTCAAAAGCATCAAGGGGGAAATTTCCTCAACACACTCGTAAATCATATCTATGTCCACACATTGGACATCATAGGATGGGTGTTGGGAGGAGGAAAAAAATTTCAGCCTGAGCTTCATGTTGTCAAAGGATATATCCAAGACAATGGTTCTACATTGGACACATGCATTAGTCGTGGCTAAGAATGGTCAACCTAGGAGGACAGGGATCTATTTTTTGGCCAGATCGATAGGTTCCATGTCTAAGACAACAAAGTCGACTGGGAAATAGAACGTATCAACCTTCACTAGGATATCCTCAACAACACCCTGGGACACTTTGACAAATCGTTCAGCAAAGATCAAAGTGACTGGGGTAGGCTTAAGCTCTCCTAGACCAATTTGTTGGTAGACCGAATAAGAAAGTAGGTTCATGCTCGCTCCCAAATCCAAAAGGGCCCTATCGATGGTGTAATCTCCGATCAAACATGAATTGGTGGCAACATCGAAGTCCTTAAGATTTGGAGGAATGTGATCTAATAGAATGGAGCTCACATTCTCGGTCAACCGGACTCTTTTGTTCATGTGCACCTGATATTTGCACTTTTGGGTGCATAGGCCCTTGAGGAATTTTTCTTAAGCAGGCACTTTCTTAATTGCATTTaagaggagaatattgatctTGACGTGCTTAAATGTGTCCATCATGGACACTACATTGGCTTCCTTCTTAGACTTAAATTTTGATTGAAGAGCTGCAAGAATTGGTACTGCAGGGATATAGTGGGGCAATATGAAATCATCGGAGGAGGCAGGCATCATGGGATCACTCACCGAATTGGAGGAAGAAAGGGTACATGGTTAAACAATGGGATCAATACTCATCTTCTCCTTACCCTTACCTAAGTTCGACTTCTCCTTGACCTTGTTGTCTACCTCTTTGCCACTTCTAAGGGTGGTTATGGCTTGGGTTTGCTCATAGTAAGTCGAATGACTGGAATCCAGATCACTTTCTACCCCATATTGACCTTTTGGGTAGACTAGGGCTAACTTGGCAACTTCCCTTCTTCCCGCCTACTCACAAATGTAGCTAGTTAGCCCAAGGTGGCCTTTAGATTCGCTATGGACTGAGAGGGGGAATGGAGCAGTTGTCGATCGACCTAACGATCTCCCTCAGTACCTTTAAAGGCTTTCAACATTATCTTATGAAAAAAATGATCATATTGAGGTTGTTGAGGAGGTGGTGGTTAATAAGTTTAGTGATGGGGAGCAGGCACATAAGGATTTTGCTAATTTAGATTTTGAAACGATCGAGGAGGGAGAGCATTTTGTGATTGTTGAGGTCTTATGGCTGGAAATCCCAGAGCTTGTGCCtccaggagaagttaggatgtcaAGCCCACCTAGGATTGTACTTAGTCGAATATAGATCATTGACTAGTATATTGTACCAATTATGGGTGGACTTAACTACCTCATGCACAAACTAAGGTGTGGGAGGCACATGGGGGCCAATATAACAAGTATGAGATGGGTTAGAGCATATGGCACACAACTTCACACATGCTACCTAATGAGATGGTTGTTCTAAGCAATGGACCTGAACAAATTTCTTGATGATAGTGTGCGAAGTGGGTGCGAGCACAAGGCCAACTGCTAACTCGTAAACTCCATTAAAATGGGAGgaagaagtttgggaagttttACGAGCAGCAATGGTGTGTTGCCGAGAATTCTCGGCAGGGGCCTCAAAAAGAGTCGAAGCCTCATTCTCAAGCTTTGTGAGGAAGGTACCTCTACAGGATGCGTCGACCATAGTTTGATCACGCTCAGCTAATCTCTCATATCATGTGTGGACTAGTTGCCACCTAGGTACTTGATGATGTGGATATTTACGCAGAAAGTCCCTAAAACGCTCCCTAGTCTCGAAGAATTGCTTACGCTCCATCTAGGAAAAACTAGTGATGGCCTTCCTAAGTTGATTATTCTTCCTGATGGGGAAGTATTTTTTAAGAAATTAGTATTGCATGGTGGCCCAAGTGGTCACCGAGTTTGACTCTAAAGAATTTAGCCAATACTTGGCTTCATCCTTAAGAGAAAACAGGAATAGCCTAACATGGAGAGCATCATCACCAAAATTGGAGATGCGGATGGTCGAGAAAATTTTGAGGGATTCATCAAGACACTTATAAGGATTTTTAGTGAAATTCCCACCGAAgttgggaagcatcgagatgatCGAGGTCTTGATTTCAAATTGTGCCACCTCAACATCCAGGAACCGGATGCCAGACTGTGATGTGTATGCATTGGGAGTGAAGTAGTCCCGCAGAGGCCGAAGAGGTTGCTCCACCGCTGCAGGTCAATAAGGAGCAGAAGGGTCTGGATTTTAAGTCAGAGGACTCAACTAACTTTGGACTCGAAGTGAACTTCCTACCCAACCTAATGGATCTCTCAATCTTAGGGTCAATAGGCAATAATTCAGGTTCTAGAGATCTCAAACCCTGTATACAACAAGTTAGCACATGATATCAATACTTCGAGTAACAACAAtaatgaaagaaaaaggaaaataaaaataaagatcgCACAGTAAACTTCACTATTTTCGGCTAACTACCGTAAGTGAGTCCTCGGCAACAACGCCAAAAATTTGATAActtcaccaaggcttgggtccttaactaccaaagataaaatttataaatccctaactactcccaagtttagtagaacatTGAGTAAGTCGGGTGTCACTCCTCAAGGACTCAATGCAGTGGTGTACCAAAATTTATCTAATTTACTACACTATAAACAATAAGAAAAGGTTGAATTTTGGATTTTCTATTTAGAACTATGAaagcaaattaatta
It encodes the following:
- the LOC131162312 gene encoding uncharacterized protein LOC131162312; translated protein: MNKRVRLTENVSSILLDHIPPNLKDFDVATNSCLIGDYTIDRALLDLGASMNLLSYSVYQQIGLGELKPTPVTLIFAERFVKVSQGVVEDILVKVDTTIVLDISFDNMKLRLKFFSSSQHPSYDVQCVDIDMIYECVEEISPLMLLRDPLETMFLLDRPSILGLEDPYEHISAICDSVSNLEKRPWKAKFETLPTLYSIPAHPSIEAPPSLELKPLLASIKYVFLYPHKTLPVIISSSLTSS